Proteins encoded in a region of the Flavobacteriaceae bacterium HL-DH10 genome:
- a CDS encoding D-2-hydroxyacid dehydrogenase, giving the protein MKVLANDGISQSGIDALEKGGYEVITTTVAQEQLINYINEKDIAVLLVRSATTVRKDLIDACPNLKIIGRGGVGMDNIDVEYAREKGLSVINTPAASSHSVAELVFGHFYGLSRFLHNSNRDMPLEGDSNFKGLKKAYAKGTELKGKTLGVLGFGRIGQATAKVALGAGMKVVAFDPFLENVNLELDFFDGQTVNFDIKMISKEEVLKQADFITLHVPAQKEYVIDEAEFNIMKDGVIIANAARGGVLNEVALVKALESGKVARAALDVFEKEPKPEMQLLMNPALSLTPHTGAATNEAQDRIGTELAAQIISILG; this is encoded by the coding sequence ATGAAAGTATTAGCAAACGATGGTATTTCACAAAGTGGTATTGATGCCTTAGAAAAAGGTGGTTATGAAGTTATCACAACAACTGTGGCTCAAGAACAATTAATAAACTACATTAACGAAAAAGATATTGCTGTTTTATTAGTTCGAAGTGCAACAACAGTTCGTAAAGATTTAATTGATGCTTGTCCAAACTTAAAAATCATTGGTCGTGGTGGTGTAGGTATGGATAATATTGATGTTGAATACGCAAGAGAAAAAGGACTAAGTGTTATTAACACACCTGCAGCTTCTTCACACTCTGTTGCAGAATTAGTTTTTGGACATTTTTATGGGTTATCTCGTTTTTTGCATAACTCGAATAGAGATATGCCTCTTGAAGGTGATAGTAACTTTAAAGGCTTAAAGAAAGCTTATGCAAAAGGTACTGAACTTAAAGGTAAAACTTTAGGGGTTTTAGGGTTTGGACGTATTGGTCAAGCTACTGCTAAAGTTGCCTTAGGAGCTGGAATGAAAGTGGTTGCTTTTGATCCTTTTTTAGAAAATGTAAATTTGGAGTTAGACTTTTTTGATGGACAAACTGTGAATTTTGACATAAAAATGATTTCTAAAGAAGAGGTTTTAAAGCAAGCTGATTTTATTACATTACACGTTCCTGCACAAAAAGAATATGTTATTGATGAAGCAGAATTTAATATCATGAAAGATGGTGTTATTATCGCTAATGCAGCACGTGGTGGTGTACTTAACGAAGTTGCATTAGTAAAAGCCTTAGAAAGTGGTAAAGTAGCTAGAGCTGCCTTAGATGTTTTTGAAAAAGAACCAAAACCAGAAATGCAATTATTAATGAATCCTGCATTATCATTAACGCCACATACTGGTGCTGCAA
- the serC gene encoding 3-phosphoserine/phosphohydroxythreonine transaminase codes for MKKHNFSAGPSILPQEVLLKASEAVIDYNNSGLSLIEISHRSKDFVDIMENARTLVLELLGLEGKGYKALFLQGGASTQFLMVAMNLLEKRAGYLNTGAWSQKAINEAKILDDIYEVASSKDANFNYIPKGFDIPSDYDYFHLTSNNTIFGTQMKAFPKCDIPVVCDMSSDIFSRQLDFTQFDLIYAGAQKNMGPAGTTLVVIKEDILGKVSRNIPSIMDYKKHIGAGSMFNTPPVFPVYTSMLTLEWLKGLGGIAGIEKENEKKARLMYSEIDLNPLFKGFSAKEDRSNMNATFNLVNENLKETFDTMLKEAGISGVNGHRSVGGYRASMYNALPLDSVKALVEVMSELESKA; via the coding sequence TGAAAAAACACAACTTTAGTGCAGGACCAAGTATTTTACCGCAAGAGGTTTTATTAAAAGCTTCCGAAGCAGTAATTGATTATAATAATTCAGGGTTATCTTTAATTGAAATATCACACAGAAGTAAAGACTTTGTTGATATTATGGAGAACGCAAGAACTTTAGTTTTAGAGCTTCTTGGTTTAGAGGGAAAAGGTTACAAAGCTTTATTTTTACAAGGTGGAGCAAGTACTCAGTTTTTAATGGTTGCCATGAATCTTTTAGAAAAAAGAGCTGGATACTTAAATACAGGTGCTTGGAGTCAAAAAGCAATAAACGAAGCTAAAATTTTAGACGATATTTATGAAGTAGCTTCATCTAAAGATGCTAACTTCAATTATATTCCTAAAGGATTTGATATTCCTTCAGATTACGATTATTTTCACCTCACATCAAACAATACTATTTTCGGAACACAAATGAAAGCGTTTCCTAAATGCGATATTCCTGTTGTTTGTGATATGAGTAGCGATATTTTTTCACGTCAGTTAGATTTCACACAATTCGATTTAATTTATGCAGGTGCTCAAAAAAATATGGGACCAGCAGGTACTACTCTGGTTGTAATTAAGGAAGATATTCTTGGTAAAGTATCTAGGAATATACCATCTATCATGGATTACAAAAAACATATTGGAGCTGGCAGCATGTTTAACACACCTCCTGTTTTCCCTGTTTACACCTCTATGTTAACTTTAGAATGGTTAAAAGGTCTTGGTGGAATTGCAGGTATTGAAAAAGAAAATGAAAAGAAAGCACGTTTAATGTATTCTGAAATTGATTTAAATCCATTATTCAAAGGATTTTCAGCTAAAGAAGATCGTTCAAATATGAATGCAACCTTCAACTTAGTTAACGAAAACCTAAAAGAAACATTTGACACTATGCTTAAAGAAGCTGGTATTAGTGGTGTTAACGGACACAGAAGTGTTGGTGGTTATAGAGCATCTATGTACAATGCATTACCGCTTGATAGCGTAAAAGCACTTGTAGAAGTAATGAGCGAATTAGAAAGTAAAGCGTAA